In the Armatimonas rosea genome, TCTAAGAGGGGCGTTGCTGCCTCGGGGGGGGCGAAGATACAGAGGTCTTGGGTGGGCGTCGGGAGCTCCCAGACCGGGAGCACCGTGCCATCGGGGGCGACCGGGCGGTAGAGGTGGCAGGTGCCGAAGTTAAAGCCTACCTCACCGGTCTTGGACGTCCCCTTGGACTGGTCGAGCTGGATGCCGACCCGCTCTAGCCAGCCGTAGAACTCGGTATCGCCTTGCCAGCGCAGGTAGTGATTTTTATTAGTGACAGGGACTGCGCCAAACAGCGCCACGAGCCGCTCGTGCTGGCTACGGAACTCCTCCTCGCTCCAGGGGTGATCCAGGGCATCGTAGTGCGTGGCGAGCTCGTGCTCCTGGTCGGCGTCCTTGATCTTCTGCAGCAGCGCGTCGTCGTAGCCGGGCAGGATGACGCACCAGGTGCCAGGCGCGTCGGCCTCTTCCAATGCCGCCAAGAGTGCCTCAGCATCGAGCGGGTTGTTGCCGTCGGTGTCGTGCGAGAGATGTCCCTGGGCAATCGCGCCACAGGGGTGGTACCAGAGCAGGGAGAGCGCGACCTCTTGGAGGCTGGCGAGCGCGAATATATTCTGAAGCAGCAGCTCCACCCAGGCATCGGCGACCGGTGTGAGAAAGCCGCTCAGGCCAGGGACACCAGGAACGGGCTGCCGGTCAAAGTGCCAGTCGAGCACCTGGCCGTCGTCGGACTTGAGCACACCGTCGTGGGTGGGGCCGGTGCCATCGCTGCTGGGGATACCATCGCGGGTGATGGCGCGGCCCTGCTGGATATGGACCACCGAGCCCACCAGATCGGGCGCGATCAGGCGGCACTTGCCCCTGGCGAGAACTCCGGGGAGCTCGCTGGGCCGCCCGTGGGAGTCGGTGCAGGTGGCGAGGACAGTTGCATCGGTTGGGGAGACGGCGAGGCCGCCGAAGAAGTGCAGGCCTCCGCCTAACCTCTCCCCCAACCCCTCTCCCGCACCCAGAGGGTACCCGGGGGGCAGGGGGGAGAGGTTTTCCGAGAGGTTCTCTAGGTACCCCTCACCCAGGGAGCGCAGGCCGCTGGCCCAGAGGCTGTAGGTGGCGGGGAGGGGCTCGGCGCCGAGCAGGTCGCCGAGGCCGCAGAGACCCGCGAGCGAGAGCCACGCGCCGCCGTCCTCTACCCAGGCACGGACTGCCTCCGGGAGCTTTCCCTCCCCGACCGTGACGAGGATTCTTAGCTCGGGGAGACGGCTTTCTAGCTCCGTGTAGGGAATGGCGGCGTAGCAGAGGCCGACGTGACCAAGAATCTCGTGGACGTACTCCGGGTAGCGCACGGCGCGGGCGGCGTTGGGGTGAGGGGCAGGCAGGACACAGACCCCCAGCGGGATGGGAAGGGCAGGCGTTGGCATTCTGCCCTTAGATTCACCCTGACACCCCGCGTTCCTTCTCGCGCTTGCTGGCCTCCTCGCGGCGCTGGCGCTGGAGCTTGGCCTCGTACTGGGTCTGCTCAACAATGCTGCTCAAGGGAGGACCTTGCCGGGCGACCAGGTAGTTGGGCAGGTGCCGCACCGTCCCCAGAAACGATCCCGACGGCTTGCCGTACCAGGTGTCTTCCAGGGTACGGAGTCGGGTGAGCAGGGCCGTGGAGCTGGTGCGGTGGCTACGCAGGGTCTTGTAGGTCTCTTGCCAGAACCGCAGGAGCTGTGCCTCCCAGAGAGGGAGGAGGACCACACTGCTGGCTGGGGCCAGCCCGGAGCCTAGCGAGAGCTTCCCTTCCCGGAGTCTCTGGGCAACGGCGAGGGAGTGGACGATCTCACCGCGCAGGAAGAAGTCAGGCTTGGGGAGAGCGGCAAAGGACGTTAGGGTCTTGGTGGCCTCGGGGCTGGGACCGAAGCGCTCGACCAGCGCGAGGTAGCCCTCACTGGCGATGCTATGCGACTCGTGCGCCATAGTCGCGGCAAAGACACACGGGGTCTGTGCGACAAGGTTGCCGAGCTGGGCTGCACGCCGGATGTCGGCGAAGGCAGCGGCCGGGTCCGAGGCGAGGAGTGCTCGCGCGGTCAAGAGAGTGGCACCGGAGCGGAAGACCGTGAGGGTCTCTTGGTCCAGGCTGGTATTGGGGGCAAAGGTAAGCTCTAGCTCACAGTAGGGACGCTGGGTGGCGGTCTCTAGGTCGGCAAGGAGCCGCTGGTGCTTTACGAGGCCCTCCTGAAAGGTGGCTTTGTAGCGCTCTGCCTGGGGGGTATCTAGGTTCTTGGCGCTCTTCACAAGGCGCGTGGCCGCCTCCACCCAGTGGGGCGTGAAGACATTCTGGTGAACCATGAGGTTGCGCAGGATCGGTCCCGCGTTTTGGTCGGGGGCAGGGACCGGGGCGTGGGGGAGCTCCGCTTGGTTGAGGGGGAGCCCCTTCTGGCGGGCGAGCTGGTAGCTGGTGTGCCGGCGGTAGAGCCCGACCAGAAGGGTGAGGCTGCTGACGATAAAGGGAAGTGCCGCCAGTGCGCTCAGCGCGGCGATGCACCTCTTGCGGCCCGTAGGCGACGAAAAGAAAGGGAGCATGGTAGTAGTTGTCTTTCCTCCGTCGTGTATATACGCTACAGATCAAATAGACGTTCCCTATTTTATGAATTAGTTTTCGTGCATTAAATTTCAGTTAATAGGCGTGAGCAGGTAGGCCCCACTGGCGAGAATCTGCCCCTTGTCGTTGAGGGCAGTCGCATCGTATAGGGGGAGCTTGGTGCCGGTGGGGAGGCGGCTCTCCAGAACAACCAACTGTCCGTCTTGCCAGAGGCAGGCCCACCCGCGACCGTCTCGCCGTGTGTAGCCCACAATCGCACCATGGACGTTGATGGCACGTGCCACGCCCTCTTGCTCACCGAGGGGGTGCGGAGCCGTCTCGCGCCAGAGCATGGGGAGGCGCTTGGAGTTTGCACCCATGGGAGCCACCCAGCCCACGAGCTCATTGCGGTCGTTGAGCCCGAGCGCCGCACTGTTCTTCGCCTCGGGGGCGAGCCTCTTCCAGCGCCCCCGAAGGCATATCCAGGCTTGATGCTCCGTCTCACCCGACATCGGGTTCTGTGCAGGCCGACACGAAAAGCCGACGATTGTGCCCTCGCTATTAATTCCCGTGGGCTTGAAGCGGTGGCCTTTGGGCAGGGGAGGAGGCGCGAGGCGCTGGTGTTTCATGGAGTTGCCGGAAACTCTCCAGCGCGAGTCGGGTGTGCCGAGAACCTCGCGCCGGTTATTCAGCGCCAAGGCACTGCCGCTAGCCTTTTCCGCGAGGCGAAAGGGAACGGTGCAGGGAATCCTCCGCCGATCCCCGACCCACAGCACCGGAACCGAGTAGTTCTCCTCGTCGTCGGCTCCCAGACCCGTCCGCCGCTGCTCCTCCGCCCAGCCGACCACATCGCCGAGGTCGTTGATCGCCAGAGCGCGGCTATTGTCTCCAAAGCTCCGAAGCTCTTCCGGCTCCGTGCCGCTTGACCAGAAAAAGGCACGCCCACTGCCCAAGGCATCGGTATAGGAGGTGTAGCTGTCTCCCACGACGTGGCCTTGGTTATTGAGGCCATACCCCTGCACACGGTCGAACTCGGGCAGGGGAACAATCTTCTCAATCGTGTACCCAACGTCGCGCATAGCCAATTCTACCAGGCCCATTTATGCGCCCGTTCGATGAATGCCACCCCCCGATGATTCCGGTATCATAACCCCATGCAAAAGGCGATGACGCTGGCCCGGGGCGGTCGGGCTGAGTATGTGATCTTTCGTGAGGCGCAGGCCGCGCCCACCGAGCTCTACGCGGTCGAGGAACTGGTGCGCTGGCTCACGGCGGCGAGTGGCGCGACCTTTCGTGTACAGGTCGGGGGGAAGGTGCCGAGCAAGGCGCTAGTCGTGGCGAGCGATCCGCACTACGCCGACGAAGAGTTCGTGCACCAGCGCAAGGGCGAGCAGCTCTGGCTGACCGGCGGGCAGGGGCGGGGTGTGCTCTACGCGGTCTACAAGTTTCTTCAGGACGAGGTCGGGGTGCGCTGGTGGACGCCGTGGGCAACCGATGTCCCCAAGACGCCGACCCTCACCGTGGTGGGAAAGAGCAGGCGCGAGAAGCCCGCCTTTGAGAGCCGCAACCCGTTCTGGTACCCCGCCTTCAACCCCGACTGGGCCGCGCGAAATTTCTCGAATGCCCAGGACGCCCACCTCGACACCAGGCACGGCGGCGCGGTGACCTACTCAGGGCCGTCGTTTGTGCACACGTTCTACCCCTTTGTCTCCCCCGAGCAGCACTTTGCCACGCACCCCGAGTGGTTCAGCGAGGTGAACGGCAAGCGCACGGTGGACCGGGCGCAGCTCTGTACCACCAACCCAGAGCTGCGAGAGTTCCTGGTCGCCCAAGTCCGAGCGCAGCTCAAGCGGCAGCCTGAGGCGCGGATTCTCTCGATCTCCCAGAACGACTGGTATAAGCCCTGCACCTGCCCAAGCTGCAAGGCAATCGACGATGCCGAGGGCTCGTACGCGGGGACCATGCTGGCGCTGGTGAACTTTATCGCGGAGCGGCTGGAGAAGGAGTTTCCGCAGGTGGCCTTCGACACGCTGGCCTACCAGTACACCCGAAAAGCGCCCAAGACCCTCACGCCACGCCCCAATGTGATCGTTCGGCTCTGCTCGATTGAGTGCAACTTTCGCCAGCCACTGGAGAGCCCCGCCAACAAGTCCTTCGCCGACGATATCCGGGCGTGGAGCCAGAAGAGCCAGCGGCTCTATATCTGGGACTACACCACCAACTTCGGGCACTACGGTCTGCCGCACCCAAACTGGTACACGCTCGGTCCCAACGTGCGCTTTTTCCACCAGCACGGGGTTCGGGGGCTGTTCGAGCAGGGGGCCTACCAGAGCAACGGCGGCGAGCTGGCCGAGCTGCGGGCCTGGGTGCTGGCGCAGCTCCTGTGGAACCCGTACCAGGACGACAAAAAGCTGATCGCGGAGTTTGTGGAGGGCTACTACGGCAAGGCCGCTGCGCCGTCGATCCTGGCCTACCTAACCGAAATGTACGCTGAGGCGAGTGGCGTCAACCTGACCTGCTTCTCCGCGCCCAACGGCTCGCACCTGAGCTTGAAAAACCTGAGGCGCTGGGAGCAGCTCTGGCGCAACGCCGAGAACGACACGGCCCGCTCAGAGCCAGCGAAGCTCTGGCGGGTGAGGCAGGGCGGCAACGCCGTCCGCTACGCGATTCTTGTCTCCTGGGCACGGCTCAAGAAAGAGCACGCCCCAATGCGCAGCGGCTGGCCCTTCGGCGAGCGGGCGGAGCTCGCGCAGAAGTGGCTCGATGTGGCGACGAGCACCAAAGACGCCCCCCAGGGCTGGAGGCCGATGACCCATGTGAACGAGGGCGGCCTCACTCCCCAAGCCTTCGCCGAGCGTTTTCTCGCCACCGAGCGCCCCGACCCGACCCCGCTCCCCGCCGATCTGCCCAAGTTCGGCGAGACGATCAGCCTGCAAGAGGGGCTAGTCTCGCTGTTTGAGCGCGGCAATCTCTCGGACATCAAGCCCGATCCCTTGGCCTCCAATGGCAAGGCGGTCTGGATGCCCGGAATCCACCACGAGTGGGCCTACCAGCTCCGCCTCGAAGCCGCCTCAGAGCGCCTGTTTTCCGGGAAGTGGACCGCCTGGATTGTCGTGCGCGTGGAGACCGGCCCGAGCACGCTTCTCGATGAGGTCGCGGTCACCGCTGGGGTCTACGATGCGGGCGAGAGAGCCAGCAAGGCGGAGGTGCGGATCAAGGCCAGCCAGATAAAAAAGGGCTATGTAACCGTCAAGCTGGGCACGATCTCCCCCAACGCCGAGCAGTATGTCTGGGCCGCTCCTGCGGTCGAGGCACACATCGGTTCCGTCTGGATCGACCGCGTGCTCTTTACGCGCTGAGGATTGCCCCAGACAGCTCCCGGTAGCGGCGCTCGTCGCCGTGGACCGTGAAGGCGAGCTCGATAGCTGCACCGTGCGGGGTCGGGTGCGCGACTTCGAGGCTCAGGCTTGCGGTGCGGCCTTCGAGGGTGCTTTGGAGGCGCTCGTAGGTCGCGGTGAGGGTGGACCAGGAGCACTTGATTCGGACAAAATCCGCAAAGGTCTCGGGGTGCGCGTTGGCGCTCCACAGGTCGCTCTTCTGGCGGCTCTCCAGCCAGCGCTCACCGTCGTCGGGATCGCCCGCGACCCCGCCCAGCTGCTGGCACACCGCATAGGCGAGCTGAAAGTGCCCGGTCTGTACTAGCTCATCGCCCTCAAAGGCAAGCACCACGCGCATTCCCCCTTTCCCAGCGAGGGACGAGCGTCCGGGAGAGGGGGCAGGGGGAGAGGTTATCCGCCCTAGCGCCGGGCGGGCATCGCAGCGGTGGATCAGGCGCAGGGCATCGCAGGCATCGGTGAGGTCATCGAAGTCGAAGACCGCCCAGGCACGCGCCTCGGGCTGCGGGTGCATCTTGAGGGTCGCCGCGAGCGTGATTCCCCCGATGGTTTCCTGCGCCAGGACGCATTCTCGAAAGCTGCCGTAGCGTCCGGAGAAGAGCCCGTAGGCATCCGTGGCGATACACCCCCCGACAGTCGCCAGGTTCGCGCTCCCCAGCACTTGACCAAGCGTGTAGCCATGGCGCGCGAGCTGCTCCTCCATGCTACCGATCGTCACCCCCGCGCCTACGGTCACGGTCAGGTCGGCCTCGCTCCAGGTCAGCTCGGTCAGGCCCGCCGTGTCGAGAGCGATATCGACCGGGAGCTGCTCCTGTGTCCCGCTCCCACCCCCCACAGCACGAATCGTCTTGCCCTGGGCCTGCGCCCACGCCACCAAGGCCGCGGCTTCGTCCGTGCTGGCCGGCAACGCGACCGCATCGCAGAGAACTGGGCGGGTCTTGAGGTGTGGCGGGAACCAGGAGCGCGAGGCGCTCTGGCGGGAGTCGAGGTCGGTGAGAAGCTCAGGAGTCACACCCTGCGTTGTACCCGATTTCGGGGCGGTACAATAATCGACATGAAGCTCACACTCGCCGCTCTGGTGCTCGCCCTCACGGTTTCGCTGCCTGCTCTTGCTCAGGAGCTCCCCCTCAATCCTGCCAACAAAGACGCTATCAGTGAGCTCTCGACGGGGATGGAGCTGGAGACGCTGCCCGGTGGCTACCTGGTCGTGGCACCGTCGAAGACCATGCTGGGAGAGACCAAGACCGACCCCAGCTTTGGCCTGAAGCTCTCACGGCAGATCGCGGTCTATGCCCCTAGCCCCAGCGGAGGCTTGCAGCAGGTGGTGGCCGTCC is a window encoding:
- a CDS encoding FAD-binding protein — encoded protein: MTPELLTDLDSRQSASRSWFPPHLKTRPVLCDAVALPASTDEAAALVAWAQAQGKTIRAVGGGSGTQEQLPVDIALDTAGLTELTWSEADLTVTVGAGVTIGSMEEQLARHGYTLGQVLGSANLATVGGCIATDAYGLFSGRYGSFRECVLAQETIGGITLAATLKMHPQPEARAWAVFDFDDLTDACDALRLIHRCDARPALGRITSPPAPSPGRSSLAGKGGMRVVLAFEGDELVQTGHFQLAYAVCQQLGGVAGDPDDGERWLESRQKSDLWSANAHPETFADFVRIKCSWSTLTATYERLQSTLEGRTASLSLEVAHPTPHGAAIELAFTVHGDERRYRELSGAILSA
- a CDS encoding DUF4838 domain-containing protein, translated to MQKAMTLARGGRAEYVIFREAQAAPTELYAVEELVRWLTAASGATFRVQVGGKVPSKALVVASDPHYADEEFVHQRKGEQLWLTGGQGRGVLYAVYKFLQDEVGVRWWTPWATDVPKTPTLTVVGKSRREKPAFESRNPFWYPAFNPDWAARNFSNAQDAHLDTRHGGAVTYSGPSFVHTFYPFVSPEQHFATHPEWFSEVNGKRTVDRAQLCTTNPELREFLVAQVRAQLKRQPEARILSISQNDWYKPCTCPSCKAIDDAEGSYAGTMLALVNFIAERLEKEFPQVAFDTLAYQYTRKAPKTLTPRPNVIVRLCSIECNFRQPLESPANKSFADDIRAWSQKSQRLYIWDYTTNFGHYGLPHPNWYTLGPNVRFFHQHGVRGLFEQGAYQSNGGELAELRAWVLAQLLWNPYQDDKKLIAEFVEGYYGKAAAPSILAYLTEMYAEASGVNLTCFSAPNGSHLSLKNLRRWEQLWRNAENDTARSEPAKLWRVRQGGNAVRYAILVSWARLKKEHAPMRSGWPFGERAELAQKWLDVATSTKDAPQGWRPMTHVNEGGLTPQAFAERFLATERPDPTPLPADLPKFGETISLQEGLVSLFERGNLSDIKPDPLASNGKAVWMPGIHHEWAYQLRLEAASERLFSGKWTAWIVVRVETGPSTLLDEVAVTAGVYDAGERASKAEVRIKASQIKKGYVTVKLGTISPNAEQYVWAAPAVEAHIGSVWIDRVLFTR